The Arachis hypogaea cultivar Tifrunner chromosome 19, arahy.Tifrunner.gnm2.J5K5, whole genome shotgun sequence genome has a window encoding:
- the LOC112775816 gene encoding SWR1-complex protein 4, with protein MDAKDILGLPKNSFPPQEKKSRPPKESQRKPDGISREVYALTGGLAPLMPAVDSSQLKRRPPPDEKVAWQWLGFTSSARKDNLHLYHWVRVVNGVPPTGDYSFAKYNKSVDITRYTDEEYEKYLTDPRWTKEETDQLFDLCEQFDLRFIVIADRFPSSRTLEELKDRYYSVSRALLIARNPSSVDIAAHPLLKEPYNISRDVERKRAMSLVLSQTRQQEQRDEEVLAEAKRIAQSRIPAKVSQESEMAVAPNAGVEVTERTIPGETVSPPPSNAQHPLIPVPPPLSTENASTLASLRILRVYLRTYALEQMLQAASSTAGLRTIKRVEQTLQDLGVNLKPRVPTKAVCAEHLELRKEILTLLNLQKQLQYKEAEGLPFREGSFTETPGTPKDRTFVPDSSFGVERTGKRDQKRKAPGRLSEAPSSPAQSKRPRKLKASDF; from the exons CGTTCCCTCCTCAGGAGAAGAAGTCTCGACCTCCCAAAGAGTCTCAGAGAAAACCCGATGGAATTTCCCGTGAG GTTTATGCGCTTACGGGTGGATTGGCACCACTTATGCCTGCTGTTGATTCCTCTCAATTGAAAAGAAGGCCTCCACCAGACGAAAAG GTCGCTTGGCAGTGGCTTGGTTTCACCAGTTCTGCTCGTAAAGATAATCTTCATCTTTATCATTGG GTCCGAGTTGTAAATGGTGTTCCACCAACTGGTGACTATTCTTTTGCCAAGTATAACAAG TCTGTTGACATTACAAGATACACAGATGAGGAATATGAGAAGTATTTGACAGATCCT AGGTGGACCAAGGAAGAGACAGATCAGCTGTTTGACTTGTGCGAACAATTTGATCTCCGATTCATTGTCATAGCTGATAGGTTCCCATCATCTCGGACTCTAGAAGAATTGAAGGATCGATATTATAGTG TATCACGGGCTTTATTAATTGCTAGGAATCCATCTTCTGTGGATATTGCAGCACATCCTCTTCTTAAG GAACCATATAATATTTCACGTGATGTGGAGAGGAAACGAGCAATGTCCCTGGTCCTCTCTCAAACAAGGCAACAAGAGCAAAGAGATGAAGAG GTTCTTGCTGAAGCAAAAAGAATAGCTCAGTCACGCATACCTGCTAag GTTTCTCAAGAATCTGAGATGGCTGTTGCTCCAAATGCTGGTGTAGAAGTTACTGAGAGGACTATCCCGGGTGAAACTGTGTCTCCACCTCCATCGAATGCGCAACATCCACTGATACCTGTGCCGCCTCCATTGTCAACCGAGAATGCATCAACTCTGGCTTCTCTTCGCATT CTTCGTGTATATCTGAGGACCTATGCACTTGAGCAAATGTTGCAAGCTGCAAGCTCAACTGCTGGATTGCGAACTATCAAACGGGTTGAACAAACTTTGCAAGACCTTGGG GTCAATTTGAAACCAAGGGTTCCAACAAAAGCCGTTTGTGCTGAACATCTTGAACTAAGGAAAGAAATACTAACTTTGTTGAATCTTCAAAAGCAG CTGCAATATAAGGAGGCTGAAGGTTTACCTTTTCGTGAAGGGTCCTTCACTGAAACACCAGGAACACCAAAG GATAGAACATTTGTTCCTGACTCAAGTTTCGGAG TGGAGAGGACTGGCAAAAGGGACCAAAAGCGCAAG GCACCTGGAAGGCTTTCAGAAGCACCATCATCGCCAGCCCAGTCTAAAAGACCCAGAAAATTAAAGGCCTCTGATTTTTAG